The following proteins are co-located in the Triticum aestivum cultivar Chinese Spring chromosome 1A, IWGSC CS RefSeq v2.1, whole genome shotgun sequence genome:
- the LOC123187953 gene encoding calcium-transporting ATPase 4, endoplasmic reticulum-type: MGEAGHDAPAVKEEGKGAMAAPFPAWARTVEECEKRFGTDRDRGLSSSEAAARLRAHGPNELLEHPGPSVLQLVAQQFEDTLVRILLAAAAVSFALALSSSAGALTLSAFVEPLVIFLILVVNAAVGVWQETNAEKALEALRQIQSDHAAVLRDGEWAPALPARDLVPGDVVMLRVGDKVPADMRVLRLVSSTLRVEQGSLTGETNSVNKTAHAVPAEDADIQAKECMVFAGTTVVNGSAVCLVVHTGMATEIGKIHSQIHEASQEDDDTPLKKKLNEFGEALTKIIGLICILVWLINVKYFLTFELDGWVPRNIRFSFEKCTYYFEIAVALAVAAIPEGLPAVITTCLALGTRKMAAKNALVRKLPSVETLGCTTVICSDKTGTLTTNQMSVSKLVAIGDAPGKVRSFKVDGTSYDPRDGKIYDWPAGRMDANLEMIAKVAAVCNDASVSHSSNQYVSTGMPTEAALKVLVEKMGVPEGKNGLSVDPSETLGCCRWWSNAAKRIATLEFDRMRKSMGIIVTSKSGGNTLLVKGAVETLLERSSHIQLQDGSVVPLDEKSRKAILASLHELSTKALRCLGFAYKEDLGEFATYDGEYHPAHKLLLDPANYAAIETDLIFVGLAGLRDPPREEVFDAIEDCRAAGIRVMVITGDNKETAEAICHEIGVFSPDEDISLKSFTGREFMALEDKKTLLRRKGGLLFSRAEPRHKQEIVRLLKEDGEVVAMTGDGVNDAPALKLADIGIAMGITGTEVAKEASDMVLADDNFSTIVAAVGEGRSIYNNMKAFIRYMISSNIGEVASIFLTSALGIPEGLIPVQLLWVNLVTDGPPATALGFNPPDKDIMKKPPRRSDDSLITPWILFRYLVIGLYVGVATVGIFVIWYTHGSFMGIDLTGDGHTLVSYSQLSNWGQCSTWDNFTAAPFTAGARTFTFDDNPCDYFQAGKVKATTLSLSVLVAIEMFNSLNALSEDTSLLRMPPWVNPWLLLAMSVSFGLHFLILYVPVLAQVFGIVPLSLNEWLLVLLVALPVVLIDEVLKFVGRSTTASGPKRRLKKQKGE, from the exons ATGGGCGAGGCGGGGCACGACGCGCCGGCGGTgaaggaggaggggaagggggcgATGGCGGCGCCGTTCCCGGCGTGGGCGCGGACGGTGGAGGAGTGCGAGAAGCGGTTCGGGACGGACCGTGACCGCGGGCTATCGTcgtcggaggcggcggcgcggctgcgcgCGCACGGGCCCAACGAGCTGCTGGAGCACCCGGGCCCCTCCGTGCTGCAGCTCGTGGCGCAGCAGTTCGAGGACACGCTGGTCCgcatcctcctcgccgccgccgccgtctccttcgCGCTCGCGCTCTCCTCGTCGGCCGGCGCGCTCACGCTCTCGGCCTTCGTCGAGCCGCTCGTCATCTTCCTCATCCTCGTCGTCAACGCCGCCGTCGGGGTGTGGCAGGAGACCAACGCCGAGAAGGCACTCGAGGCCCTGCGCCAGATCCAGTCCGACCACGCCGCCGTGCTCCGCGACGGCGAGTGGGCGCCCGCCCTCCCCGCGCGCGACCTCGTCCCGGGCGACGTCGTGATGCTCCGCGTCGGGGACAAGGTCCCCGCCGACATGCGCGTCCTCAGGCTCGTCTCCTCCACGCTCCGCGTCGAGCAGGGGTCGCTCACCGGCGAGACCAACTCCGTCAACAAGACCGCCCACGCCGTGCCGGCAGAGGACGCCGACATCCAGGCCAAGGAGTGCATGGTCTTCGCCGGCACCACCGTCGTCAATGGCTCCGCCGTCTGCCTCGTCGTGCACACCGGGATGGCCACCGAGATCGGCAAGATCCACTCGCAGATCCACGAGGCCTCGCAGGAGGACGACGACACGCCGCTCAAGAAGAAGCTCAACGAGTTCGGCGAGGCGCTCACCAAGATCATCGGCCTCATATGCATCCTCGTCTGGCTCATCAACGTCAAGTACTTCTTGACCTTCGAGCTCGACGGATGGGTGCCCAGGAACATTCGCTTCTCGTTCGAGAAGTGCACATACTACTTTGAGATCGCCGTGGCGCTTGCCGTCGCCGCCATACCCGAAGGATTGCCTGCCGTGATCACCACCTGCCTCGCCCTTGGAACCAGGAAGATGGCCGCCAAGAACGCGCTTGTCAGGAAGCTGCCCAGTGTGGAGACTCTCGGCTGCACCACCGTGATCTGCTCCGACAAGACCGGGACGCTGACCACCAACCAGATGTCAGTCTCAAAGCTCGTTGCCATCGGTGATGCCCCAGGGAAAGTGAGGAGCTTCAAGGTGGACGGCACTTCGTATGATCCCCGTGATGGGAAAATTTATGACTGGCCTGCTGGGAGGATGGATGCAAATCTTGAGATGATCGCAAAGGTTGCCGCTGTGTGCAATGATGCCAGTGTCTCACATTCTTCAAACCAGTATGTTTCCACCGGAATGCCGACCGAGGCTGCTTTGAAG GTCCTGGTTGAGAAAATGGGTGTACCTGAAGGAAAGAACGGTCTGTCGGTGGATCCGTCTGAGACATTAG GCTGCTGCCGATGGTGGAGCAATGCTGCCAAAAGGATTGCGACGCTCGAGTTCGACCGTATGAGGAAATCAATGGGAATCATTGTCACCTCCAAATCAGGAGGCAACACTTTACTTGTGAAG GGAGCTGTTGAAACCTTGCTGGAGAGGAGTAGCCATATCCAGCTCCAGGATGGTTCAGTTGTGCCATTAGATGAGAAATCAAGAAAAGCTATTTTGGCTAGTCTCCATGAATTGTCAACAAAAGCTCTGCGGTGCCTCGGATTTGCATACAAGGAGGATCTTGGTGAATTCGCAACATATGATGGCGAATACCACCCTGCTCACAAGCTTTTGCTGGATCCAGCCAATTATGCGGCTATTGAAACTGACCTGATATTTGTTGGTCTTGCTGGCCTAAGG GATCCTCCGAGGGAAGAGGTCTTTGATGCTATTGAGGACTGCAGAGCTGCGGGCATCCGTGTTATGGTGATTACAGGAGACAACAAAGAAACTGCTGAGGCGATATGCCATGAAATCGGTGTATTTTCACCTGATGAAGACATTAGCTTGAAGAGCTTTACGGGGAGGGAGTTCATGGCACTTGAGGATAAGAAGACACTGTTGCGAAGGAAAGGTGGCCTTCTGTTTTCTAGGGCAGAGCCCAGGCACAAGCAAGAGATTGTGAGACTGTTAAAAGAAGACGGTGAGGTTGTTGCTATGACTGGAGATGGAGTAAATGATGCCCCTGCTCTAAAACTTGCTGACATTGGTATAGCAATGGGTATCACTGGCACTGAG GTCGCCAAAGAGGCTTCTGACATGGTACTAGCTGATGACAATTTCAGTACCATTGTTGCTGCTGTTGGTGAAGGCAGATCTATTTACAACAACATGAAAGCTTTCATAAG ATATATGATTTCCTCAAACATTGGTGAAGTTGCCTCGATCTTCCTTACCTCTGCTTTGGGTATTCCTGAGGGGTTGATACCTGTTCAACTTCTGTGGGTAAATCTGGTCACTGATGGCCCCCCTGCGACTGCTTTGGGTTTCAATCCTCCTGACAAGGACATCATGAAGAAACCACCAAGGAGGAGCGACGACTCACTGATCACTCCCTGGATTCTGTTCCGTTATCTG GTCATTGGCCTTTACGTGGGGGTTGCAACCGTTGGCATCTTTGTCATCTGGTACACCCATGGATCTTTCATGGGCATTGATCTCACTGGAGACGGCCACACACTTGTCAGCTACTCGCAGCTCTCAAACTGGGGCCAGTGCTCTACCTGGGACAACTTCACAGCCGCGCCCTTCACTGCTGGAGCTAGAACTTTCACCTTCGACGACAACCCCTGCGACTACTTCCAGGCAGGCAAAGTGAAGGCGACGACGCTTTCGCTGTCCGTGCTCGTGGCGATCGAGATGTTCAACTCGCTCAACGCCCTCTCTGAGGACACGAGCCTGCTGAGGATGCCTCCGTGGGTCAACCCGTGGCTGCTCCTGGCCATGTCGGTGTCGTTCGGGCTGCACTTCCTCATCCTCTACGTGCCGGTCCTCGCGCAAGTGTTTGGCATTGTGCCGCTCAGCCTGAATGAATGGCTCCTGGTGCTGCTGGTGGCCCTCCCCGTGGTGCTCATCGACGAGGTCCTCAAGTTCGTGGGCAGGAGCACGACCGCCTCAGGCCCCAAGCGGCGTTTAAAAAAGCAGAAGGGCGAGtga